In the genome of Lysobacter sp. BMK333-48F3, the window GTGGTCGGCCTGATGAACACCCAGTTCGCGATCCAGACCGACGCCGACGGCAACGAGACCATCTACCTGATCGAGGTCAACCCGCGCGCTTCGCGCACCGTGCCGTTCGTGTCCAAGGCCACCGGCATGGCCCTGGCCAAGATCGCCGCGCGCTGCATGGTCGGCCAGACCCTGACCTCGCAGGACGCGGTCGAGGAGATCGTGCCGGACTACTACTCGGTCAAGGAAGCGATCTTCCCGTTCGCCAAGTTCCAGGGCGTGGACCCGATCCTCGGCCCGGAGATGCGCTCGACCGGCGAGGTCATGGGCGTGGGCAAGAACTTCGGCGCGGCGATGGCGCGCGCCCAGGAAGCCGGCGGCATCAAGGCGCCGCCGGTCGGCAAGGTGTTCGTCTCGGTGCGCGACCCGGACAAGCAGCGCGTGCTGCCGGTGGTGCAGGAACTGGTGCGCCGCGGCTACAGCCTGGTCGCGACCCGCGGCACCCAGGAGTTCCTGAGCGGGCACGGCGTGGCCTGCGAGTCGATCAACAAGGTCACCGAGGGCCGCCCGCACGTGGTCGACCTGATCAAGAACGGCGAGATCGTCTACATCATCAACACCACCGAAGGCCGCCAGGCGATCTCGGACTCGTTCTCGATCCGCCGCGAAGCGCTGCAGCAGCGGGTGACGTACTCGACCACCGTGTCGGGCGCGCGCGCCCTGGTCAACTCGCTCGACTACCGCGGCCAGGGGCCGGTGTGGTCGCTGCAGGAGTTGCACGCGCAGATCGGCGCGGCCTGATCGGGGCGGCCTGATCGGAGCCGCGGTCGCCGGCACACTCGCCGGCGGCGCGTCCGCGCGCCGCCGGGGCTACGGCGAAACCCCCTGCGGCCGGCCAGGCCGGCGCAGGGCGGCGCGCAAATCCCCGGGATCGGTCACACGTTCCGCGCAGGCGCCCCGCAACGGGGTGCCAAGCCGGCCTGTTCCCGGCACAATGCCGTTACAGTCAAACACGATGGGCCGGCGGCGTCCGGCGAGAGGAAGGCAATGAGAGCACCCATGACCGCGAAGGGCGCGCAGCGTCTGCGCGCCGAGCTGGACGAACTGAAGACGGTCAAGCGGCCGGCGGTGATCAACGCGATCGCCGAAGCGCGCGCGCACGGCGATCTCAAGGAGAACGCCGAGTACCACGCCGCGCGCGAACAGCAGGGCTTCATCGAAGGCCGCATCAAGCAGCTCGAAGCCGAGCTGTCGCACGCCCAGATCATCGACATCAGCCAGCTCAACGCCGGCTCCAAGGTCGTGTTCGGCGCGATCGTCGAACTGGCCGACGTCGACACCGACGAAGAAAAGACCTACCAGATCGTCGGCGACCTGGAAGCCGACATCAAGCTGGGCCTGATCGCGATTTCCTCGCCGGTGGCGCGCGCCCTGATCGGCAAGAACGAGGGCGACAGCGTCGTCATCGAAGCGCCGGGCGGCACCCGCGAATACGAGATCGTCGGCGTCAGCTACCAGGGCTGAGCCGCGGTCCCGCGCGCATGAATTCCGCCACCGTCCTGCTGCCGGCGCGCGAGCGCTACGGCGGCCAGCGCTTCGGCGAAGCCTTCGGCCGCCGGCTCGGCCGCGCCGACCGCCAGGTCGAGGCGGCCGACCAGGCCGCG includes:
- the greA gene encoding transcription elongation factor GreA, whose translation is MRAPMTAKGAQRLRAELDELKTVKRPAVINAIAEARAHGDLKENAEYHAAREQQGFIEGRIKQLEAELSHAQIIDISQLNAGSKVVFGAIVELADVDTDEEKTYQIVGDLEADIKLGLIAISSPVARALIGKNEGDSVVIEAPGGTREYEIVGVSYQG